One window of the Halorussus sp. MSC15.2 genome contains the following:
- a CDS encoding NUDIX hydrolase has product MDELDRLSDRDDVATSAETIPLDSEAFEAVRENVEAGSDRWVGALVRDGDDRVALVRNRWSDGWVLPGGDVERGESLREAVVREVREETGLDAVVERPLEVSEQTFVADEFRGASEAEKSGVSGYFAVFEARSDDASLGDDLGRDDAEIADAAWFDSVPDECEHADILHRHC; this is encoded by the coding sequence ATGGACGAACTCGACCGACTCTCTGACCGCGACGACGTTGCGACCAGCGCGGAGACGATTCCGCTCGACAGCGAGGCGTTCGAGGCGGTGCGCGAAAACGTCGAAGCGGGGTCCGACCGCTGGGTCGGCGCGCTCGTCCGGGACGGCGACGACCGAGTCGCTCTCGTCCGGAACCGGTGGAGCGACGGCTGGGTGCTCCCCGGTGGCGACGTCGAACGCGGCGAATCGCTCCGAGAGGCGGTCGTGCGCGAGGTCCGCGAGGAGACGGGTCTCGACGCGGTCGTCGAGCGACCGCTAGAGGTCTCCGAGCAGACGTTCGTGGCCGACGAGTTCCGCGGGGCGTCGGAGGCGGAGAAATCAGGAGTCTCCGGCTACTTCGCGGTCTTCGAGGCGCGGTCCGACGACGCCTCGCTCGGCGACGACCTCGGGCGAGACGACGCGGAGATAGCCGACGCCGCGTGGTTCGACTCGGTGCCCGACGAGTGTGAACACGCGGACATTCTGCACCGACACTGCTGA
- a CDS encoding dolichyl-phosphate hexose transferase: protein MDRDVADASSGGSSGSAEYTFDDVSVVMGTYNEEAAIGTVLDDVERVTRGRAEVVCVDGSSDRTPEIAREKGAHVVEQEPQGYGVAVREALLTPDRPVVVTTDCDDTYPMEQLPEFLDWINAGHDVVSGDRLYWGAEAMPDLNRWGNYAFAGLASLLMGELVHDTTTGMRAYRRDVIEDIDWTENTGLSAELLIRPLMRGYDVREIPIEYDERAGETKLNPFTGGLAIAKSIVTVCLEERRRRASEPQAPRRRR, encoded by the coding sequence ATGGATAGAGACGTTGCGGACGCGAGTTCGGGCGGGTCCTCGGGGTCGGCGGAGTACACCTTCGACGACGTGAGCGTCGTCATGGGGACGTACAACGAGGAGGCCGCCATCGGCACCGTACTGGACGACGTGGAGCGCGTGACCAGGGGTCGCGCCGAGGTGGTCTGCGTCGATGGCTCGTCCGACCGGACGCCGGAAATCGCCCGCGAGAAGGGCGCTCACGTCGTCGAACAGGAACCGCAGGGCTACGGCGTGGCGGTTCGCGAGGCGCTGCTGACGCCCGACCGGCCGGTTGTCGTGACCACCGACTGCGACGACACCTACCCGATGGAGCAACTGCCGGAGTTCCTCGACTGGATAAACGCGGGTCACGACGTGGTGAGCGGCGACCGACTCTACTGGGGCGCCGAGGCGATGCCGGACCTGAATCGGTGGGGGAACTACGCGTTCGCGGGACTGGCGAGCCTTCTAATGGGGGAACTCGTCCACGACACCACGACCGGGATGCGAGCGTACCGACGGGACGTAATCGAGGACATCGACTGGACAGAGAACACCGGACTCTCGGCGGAACTCCTGATTCGTCCGCTGATGCGGGGCTACGACGTGCGCGAGATTCCCATCGAGTACGACGAGCGCGCGGGCGAGACCAAGCTAAACCCTTTCACCGGCGGTCTCGCCATCGCTAAGTCCATCGTGACGGTCTGTCTCGAAGAGCGCCGGCGTCGAGCGTCCGAACCGCAAGCACCGCGGCGTCGACGGTGA
- a CDS encoding ring-cleaving dioxygenase produces MPTDIPGIHHVTAIASDPSENLDFYTRTLGLRLVKQSVNQDDVSVYHLFYGDYGGSPGTSMTFFPYEGAQQGRVGTGQVDTTAFLIPADSVDYWVERLADEGVETEDPHERFGDTVIPFRDPDGLPLELVAREDAPAGDPPEGPVPEEHAIRGFFGVTLSLESAEPTATLLQTMGFRETESEHDRRRYEAEGELGYVVDILEDPQAPRGQPGAGTVHHVAFQVTDEDQSAWRDVLMEHGLRPTEIIDRKWFRSVYARTKGGVLFEFATKEPGYTVDEDLEELGERLVLPEWLEDRRDEIEAGLPELTPDQSAE; encoded by the coding sequence ATGCCGACGGACATTCCCGGTATCCACCACGTCACGGCCATCGCCAGCGACCCCAGCGAGAACCTCGACTTCTACACGCGGACGCTCGGACTCCGATTGGTCAAACAGAGCGTGAATCAGGACGACGTCTCGGTGTACCACCTCTTCTACGGCGATTACGGCGGAAGCCCCGGAACGAGCATGACGTTCTTCCCCTACGAGGGCGCTCAGCAGGGCCGCGTGGGCACCGGACAGGTCGATACGACCGCGTTCCTGATTCCGGCCGACTCGGTCGATTACTGGGTCGAGCGATTGGCAGACGAGGGCGTCGAGACCGAGGACCCCCACGAACGGTTCGGGGACACCGTGATTCCGTTTCGGGACCCCGACGGTCTGCCGCTCGAACTGGTCGCCCGCGAGGACGCCCCCGCGGGCGACCCGCCGGAGGGACCGGTCCCCGAGGAACACGCGATTCGGGGCTTCTTCGGCGTGACGCTCTCGCTGGAATCGGCCGAACCGACCGCCACGCTCCTGCAGACGATGGGATTCCGTGAGACCGAGAGCGAACACGACCGGCGGCGCTACGAGGCCGAGGGCGAACTGGGGTACGTGGTCGATATCCTCGAAGACCCGCAGGCACCACGCGGGCAACCCGGCGCGGGCACCGTCCACCACGTCGCGTTCCAAGTGACCGACGAGGACCAGTCGGCGTGGCGCGACGTGCTGATGGAACACGGACTCCGGCCGACCGAGATAATCGACCGGAAGTGGTTCAGGTCGGTGTACGCCCGCACGAAGGGCGGCGTCCTCTTCGAGTTCGCCACGAAGGAACCGGGATACACGGTGGACGAAGACTTAGAGGAACTTGGCGAACGACTCGTCCTCCCGGAGTGGTTGGAGGACCGCCGCGACGAAATCGAGGCTGGACTTCCGGAGTTGACACCGGACCAGTCGGCCGAGTAG